A window of the Desulforapulum autotrophicum HRM2 genome harbors these coding sequences:
- a CDS encoding PQQ-dependent sugar dehydrogenase: MQSSRLIRYLSLLLLLLSCSTYAEPVDDTINGNAGSRLFVESFGAFNEPWAMTFLPDGDLLVTEKGGSLFMVHLDNRTRVPVKSVPKVAYGGQGGLGDIILHPQYKENHWIYLSYAEQNKSGKRGAVVVRARFNSGSGKPEIENLEVIWRQKPKVSGNGHYSHRLAFSPDGKLFITSGERQKQTPAQSWTQNLGKIIRLNADGSVPPDNPFQDKGELAKTFWSLGHRNLLGMAFDKQGQLWTHEMGPRHGDEFNLIIGGDNYGWPIVSWGDQYSGIPIPDHDTRPEFNAPEIYWVPTVAPSGLIIYDGAMFPKWQNNAFLGGLRSKSLVRIRIEGDQAHEVERFAMNKRIREVEEGPKGAIWILEDQKGGRLLRLTPHK, from the coding sequence ATGCAATCATCACGATTAATACGTTACCTATCCCTGTTATTGCTCCTGCTTTCCTGCAGTACCTATGCTGAACCTGTGGATGACACAATTAACGGTAATGCAGGTTCAAGGCTCTTTGTCGAGAGCTTTGGAGCATTCAATGAACCCTGGGCCATGACCTTCCTACCGGACGGAGACCTTCTGGTAACTGAAAAAGGTGGCTCTTTGTTCATGGTTCACCTGGATAACCGTACCAGGGTTCCTGTCAAAAGCGTACCTAAAGTAGCTTACGGCGGTCAGGGTGGTTTAGGCGATATAATTCTTCATCCCCAATACAAGGAAAATCACTGGATATACTTGTCCTATGCTGAGCAGAACAAGTCAGGAAAAAGAGGGGCTGTTGTTGTCCGGGCTCGATTTAATTCTGGATCCGGCAAGCCAGAAATTGAAAACCTTGAAGTCATCTGGCGACAAAAACCAAAAGTTTCGGGCAACGGCCATTACTCACACCGGCTGGCCTTCAGCCCGGATGGGAAATTATTCATCACTTCCGGTGAACGACAAAAACAAACACCTGCCCAAAGCTGGACGCAAAATTTGGGCAAAATAATAAGGTTAAACGCGGATGGATCCGTACCACCTGACAATCCGTTTCAAGATAAGGGCGAACTTGCAAAAACCTTCTGGTCACTTGGGCATCGCAACCTTCTTGGTATGGCTTTCGACAAACAGGGACAACTGTGGACACACGAAATGGGGCCAAGGCACGGTGATGAATTCAACCTGATCATTGGAGGCGATAATTACGGTTGGCCAATTGTCTCCTGGGGCGATCAATACTCCGGTATTCCCATTCCCGATCATGATACGCGTCCGGAATTCAATGCACCGGAGATATACTGGGTGCCAACCGTTGCCCCTTCAGGGCTTATCATATACGACGGCGCCATGTTCCCAAAGTGGCAGAACAATGCCTTTCTCGGAGGGCTCAGATCAAAGTCACTGGTACGAATCAGGATTGAAGGTGATCAAGCCCATGAGGTCGAACGATTCGCCATGAATAAACGTATACGAGAGGTTGAAGAGGGGCCCAAAGGGGCCATATGGATCCTGGAAGATCAAAAAGGCGGTCGATTGCTTCGGCTCACGCCACACAAGTAA
- a CDS encoding isochorismatase family protein — MLRSEYVATRENSLLLIIDFQQSMLKAINSWEEIARKVGQLIRSSNVLGIPILLTEQYKKGLGETLPELLQEINSPQIFQKEHFSACLEKNFIPTVQSYNVKKIVVVGMEAHVCVLQTCLDIMKSGFQVHLVADAVASRVDENRDIAIDLLKQAGAVISSTEIVIFQWALRANTDDFRKILPIVK, encoded by the coding sequence ATGTTACGTTCCGAATATGTGGCTACCCGTGAAAATAGTTTGCTTCTGATTATTGATTTCCAGCAGTCGATGCTCAAGGCTATTAATTCGTGGGAGGAAATCGCCCGTAAGGTGGGTCAACTCATCAGATCCTCCAATGTTCTTGGTATTCCAATTTTACTGACGGAACAGTACAAAAAAGGACTCGGTGAAACCTTGCCTGAACTGCTTCAGGAAATTAATTCACCCCAGATATTTCAAAAGGAACACTTCAGTGCTTGTCTGGAAAAAAACTTCATTCCCACGGTTCAATCGTACAATGTTAAAAAGATCGTGGTGGTCGGAATGGAGGCCCATGTATGCGTCCTGCAAACTTGCCTGGATATCATGAAGTCGGGTTTTCAAGTACATTTGGTGGCAGATGCCGTGGCATCCCGTGTAGATGAGAACCGAGATATCGCAATTGATCTGCTGAAACAGGCGGGGGCTGTGATCAGTTCCACTGAGATTGTTATTTTTCAATGGGCTTTAAGGGCGAACACCGATGATTTTCGAAAAATTTTACCCATTGTTAAATAA
- a CDS encoding endonuclease/exonuclease/phosphatase family protein: MDAQTASVRLLFGQLMKGGFIMPRTNMRDLSFATFNLLNLQIPGGLTYSNRPPYPDDEEGKKNYYKKVMWTAMQIRRLDAEVIAFQELWAKQALIDVFEKAQLQNDYDIVARDAPGRGKPQVALAVRKDRNKNSQLLDGWEWIETFPDNFKFDKLRESYGAEEEITVTIDKFSRPILHAVIQPEGRSPKPPEISIYVAHLKSKGPARLSFAEPQPDALIHYAKITKSAVSHIRRIMEAGAMRAMLDAVMKCEDEDAISPVVLLGDLNDDTLSVTNELLSDQPTYRVVEKSSAGRSSDKGLYSAERLQQYRSSRHVYYTHIYKHKRESLDHILVSEEFYDHSRKRLWSFRELEVYNDHLNREAFEEEGASDHGQVRAYFDWNPMPGEIDVT, encoded by the coding sequence ATGGACGCCCAGACAGCCTCTGTACGCTTGTTGTTTGGGCAACTTATGAAAGGGGGATTTATCATGCCGCGAACCAATATGAGAGACTTAAGCTTTGCCACATTCAATTTGTTAAATTTGCAAATTCCCGGAGGATTGACCTATTCCAACCGACCGCCCTATCCAGATGATGAAGAAGGGAAAAAAAATTATTACAAGAAAGTCATGTGGACTGCTATGCAAATCCGCCGCCTTGATGCCGAAGTTATTGCCTTTCAAGAATTATGGGCAAAACAGGCATTGATTGATGTGTTTGAAAAAGCTCAACTTCAAAATGATTATGACATAGTCGCACGTGATGCACCTGGGCGTGGTAAACCGCAAGTTGCATTGGCAGTGAGAAAAGATCGGAATAAAAATTCCCAACTTCTGGACGGTTGGGAATGGATTGAAACATTTCCAGACAATTTTAAATTTGACAAGCTGCGTGAGAGTTATGGTGCAGAAGAAGAGATTACAGTCACAATTGACAAATTCTCCCGCCCTATCTTGCACGCTGTGATACAGCCTGAAGGCCGAAGCCCCAAGCCACCGGAAATTTCAATTTATGTGGCGCATTTAAAGTCAAAAGGACCGGCTCGCTTGAGTTTTGCCGAACCGCAACCTGATGCGTTGATTCATTATGCTAAAATTACCAAATCGGCTGTTTCGCACATCCGCAGGATTATGGAAGCAGGGGCAATGCGCGCCATGCTTGACGCAGTGATGAAATGTGAAGATGAGGATGCCATTTCTCCGGTGGTGCTTCTGGGTGACCTGAACGACGATACCTTGTCCGTAACGAATGAACTTTTATCTGATCAACCAACCTATCGAGTGGTGGAGAAGAGCAGTGCTGGCCGTTCATCGGATAAAGGGCTTTATTCTGCTGAAAGATTGCAACAATACCGTTCTTCTCGACATGTCTATTACACGCATATTTACAAACACAAACGCGAGAGCCTGGATCATATCCTTGTATCTGAGGAGTTTTATGATCATTCCCGAAAACGTCTCTGGTCTTTCCGTGAATTGGAAGTTTACAACGATCATTTAAACCGAGAGGCATTCGAAGAAGAAGGTGCTTCAGATCACGGCCAAGTACGGGCCTATTTTGACTGGAATCCTATGCCTGGGGAAATCGACGTGACATAA
- a CDS encoding homocysteine S-methyltransferase family protein, with translation MGTRKITILDGGMGRELKKWGAPFKQPEWSALAMMVAPEIVKEVHKAFIASGASVITTNSYALVPFHIGEKRFKDQGKALATCAGKMARSAVTETQTGVRVAGSIPPLFGSYRADLYRSERVVEIASPLIEGLSPYVDLWLCETQSLIDEPIRIKSLIDRLDIQQKPFWVSFTLEDSQLNNEPLLRSGESVVDAVKAMVNAKVDAILFNCCQPEVINQSVKVTQHQLASIGAKNIEIGAYANAFPPQPKDATANKGLNELRADLTPSAYLDWARQWIQDGATLIGGCCGIGPEHIAVLAENLV, from the coding sequence ATGGGAACGAGAAAAATTACTATCCTGGACGGTGGTATGGGAAGGGAACTGAAAAAATGGGGTGCGCCGTTTAAACAACCTGAATGGTCAGCATTGGCAATGATGGTTGCCCCCGAGATCGTCAAGGAGGTACATAAGGCTTTTATTGCAAGTGGCGCCTCAGTGATAACGACCAACAGTTACGCCCTGGTCCCCTTTCATATCGGCGAAAAACGATTTAAAGATCAGGGCAAGGCTCTGGCAACATGCGCGGGTAAGATGGCGCGTTCAGCTGTCACTGAAACCCAAACCGGCGTCCGGGTTGCCGGTTCTATTCCTCCGTTGTTCGGTTCCTACCGTGCCGATCTGTATCGATCGGAACGAGTTGTTGAAATTGCATCCCCTTTGATTGAAGGACTCAGCCCGTATGTAGATTTATGGCTTTGTGAAACACAAAGTTTAATTGATGAACCCATCCGTATTAAGTCATTGATTGATCGCTTGGACATTCAACAAAAGCCGTTCTGGGTGTCTTTCACCCTGGAAGATTCTCAGTTAAACAATGAACCTTTATTACGCTCAGGCGAATCTGTTGTGGATGCGGTCAAAGCGATGGTCAATGCCAAGGTAGATGCTATTTTATTTAATTGCTGCCAACCGGAGGTCATCAATCAGTCCGTTAAGGTAACTCAGCATCAGTTGGCATCCATAGGTGCCAAAAACATTGAAATCGGAGCTTATGCCAATGCTTTTCCGCCGCAACCCAAGGATGCAACAGCAAACAAGGGGTTAAATGAGTTACGTGCTGATTTGACCCCATCAGCATATCTGGATTGGGCTCGGCAATGGATTCAAGATGGAGCGACTTTGATCGGCGGTTGTTGTGGGATCGGCCCCGAGCACATCGCAGTACTGGCTGAAAACTTGGTTTAG
- a CDS encoding universal stress protein, with protein sequence MIAIKRILALTDCSEASSDALLYAIKIAKNFKADLIVLKVFSTPVETIQDGMVIRDYNVDKKRPEQVQEIEAFWNRFAENGIKPEFVNLLGDPFDEILRYSQKHSIDMIVMGTHGRTGFKHIFMGSVAEKVVRYSSIPVLTVKQKDFEYRQADNLLSSKI encoded by the coding sequence ATGATTGCAATAAAAAGAATACTCGCACTGACTGACTGCTCTGAAGCATCATCAGATGCATTATTGTATGCAATAAAAATTGCAAAAAACTTTAAGGCTGACCTGATTGTGCTAAAGGTCTTTTCCACTCCTGTTGAAACCATCCAGGATGGTATGGTAATCAGGGATTATAATGTGGATAAAAAAAGGCCTGAGCAGGTCCAGGAAATTGAGGCATTTTGGAATCGTTTTGCAGAAAATGGCATTAAACCTGAATTCGTAAACCTGCTTGGAGATCCATTTGATGAAATTCTACGGTATTCCCAAAAGCATTCAATTGATATGATTGTCATGGGGACCCACGGTCGTACCGGTTTTAAGCACATTTTCATGGGAAGTGTAGCAGAAAAAGTGGTCCGGTATTCTTCCATTCCAGTACTGACAGTCAAACAAAAAGATTTTGAGTATCGTCAAGCAGATAATCTATTATCAAGTAAAATCTAA
- a CDS encoding transposase gives MRIRYLILTKKCTGYYSEMTLGAGKFIRRLLRHVLPRGFKKIRRFGFLSPGKAL, from the coding sequence TTGAGAATACGATACTTGATTTTAACTAAAAAATGCACCGGGTATTATTCAGAAATGACCCTGGGTGCTGGTAAATTCATTCGAAGATTGTTGCGCCATGTTCTGCCCAGGGGATTCAAAAAAATCCGGCGCTTCGGTTTTTTGTCCCCTGGTAAGGCTTTATAA
- a CDS encoding class I SAM-dependent methyltransferase, translating into MDNYSDFTAKIYDPLLYLALKQVRTAVMNELSKYKDKSILDLCCGTGDQLKLLSKNGFRNLHCLDSSDSMLKIARKGNCPINIYAEDATKTGLKTGSFNVIIISFAIHEKDRNTQEIMVNEAHRIMKKNGLMLIVDFIFDERTMLPGKLGIVLVERMAGKEHYRNFRNYIKNNGLLSLLKPEKFELIKSERKLFNGLSISLYKKN; encoded by the coding sequence ATGGATAATTATTCTGACTTTACTGCAAAAATATATGATCCGCTGCTTTACCTGGCTCTTAAACAGGTAAGGACAGCTGTTATGAACGAGCTTTCAAAATATAAGGACAAATCCATCCTGGACCTTTGTTGCGGGACAGGAGACCAGCTGAAGTTGCTTTCAAAAAATGGGTTTAGAAATTTACATTGTCTGGATTCATCGGATTCTATGCTGAAGATTGCCAGGAAAGGCAATTGCCCGATTAATATATATGCTGAAGATGCCACTAAAACAGGCCTCAAGACCGGATCGTTTAATGTCATAATTATCAGCTTTGCCATACATGAAAAAGATAGAAATACGCAGGAAATTATGGTGAATGAAGCACATCGAATTATGAAAAAAAACGGATTAATGTTAATCGTTGATTTTATTTTTGATGAAAGGACAATGTTGCCTGGCAAGCTGGGTATTGTTTTAGTAGAAAGAATGGCAGGCAAGGAGCATTATAGGAATTTTAGGAACTATATAAAAAATAATGGGTTGTTGAGCCTGTTAAAACCGGAAAAATTTGAACTTATTAAATCCGAAAGAAAACTTTTTAACGGATTAAGCATTTCGCTTTACAAGAAGAATTAA
- a CDS encoding Rossmann-like domain-containing protein — translation MHLKDEFRKIVTHLTAQFTIPPIEKVFFPPFYKGGQPKEAEFMAISLEGGAAGLSYMLLPDSKEQAYTKLQPENFIGKKPIEYALEFGTTDQIRQMISLAAINAVCQQVMRMTCFEVDTTTDSLGLLSISKNDRVGMVGLFHPLIKTIQKTGAQLVVVEKKADLIKNFPDLQITLDPAELQTCNKVLCTGTTILNNSLDDILTHCSLNALISVIGPTVGFFPDPLFARGVNVVGGRVVKDGDMLIRRLEQRERWGETTEKVCFRKETYVGII, via the coding sequence ATGCACCTTAAAGATGAATTTCGAAAAATCGTTACACACCTGACAGCTCAATTTACCATACCACCCATCGAAAAAGTCTTCTTTCCGCCCTTCTATAAAGGCGGCCAGCCCAAAGAGGCCGAGTTTATGGCGATCAGCCTGGAAGGCGGAGCCGCAGGCCTCAGCTATATGCTTCTGCCTGACAGCAAAGAACAGGCTTATACAAAATTGCAGCCTGAAAATTTTATCGGCAAAAAACCAATAGAATATGCGCTTGAATTCGGGACTACCGATCAGATCAGGCAGATGATTAGCCTGGCCGCCATCAACGCGGTTTGCCAGCAGGTAATGCGGATGACGTGTTTCGAGGTGGATACCACCACCGATTCCCTGGGATTGCTGTCCATCTCAAAAAATGACCGGGTCGGCATGGTCGGTTTGTTTCACCCGCTGATTAAAACCATTCAAAAAACTGGTGCTCAACTGGTCGTTGTCGAGAAAAAGGCAGATCTGATTAAAAATTTTCCTGACCTGCAGATAACGCTGGACCCCGCCGAACTCCAAACCTGTAACAAGGTCTTGTGCACAGGCACGACGATTTTAAACAATTCTTTGGACGACATTCTGACCCATTGTTCCTTGAATGCGCTGATTTCAGTAATCGGCCCCACGGTAGGATTCTTTCCGGATCCGCTGTTTGCCCGTGGCGTCAATGTGGTAGGAGGCCGGGTGGTTAAAGACGGAGATATGTTAATCCGGCGTCTTGAACAAAGAGAACGCTGGGGGGAGACCACCGAAAAAGTGTGCTTCCGCAAAGAGACTTATGTGGGTATCATTTAG
- a CDS encoding cation:proton antiporter family protein → MNPLWILAAFLFGAVISRIGLPPLVGYLLAGFALNSFGVTGGELLGSVADAGVTLLLFTIGLKLKIKSLAKPEVWAGTSIHMIVTVIFFASVVWMLGFSGIPLFDQLTWQTSLLIAFALSFSSTVFAVKVIEGKKEMASRHAAAAIGILIMQDIIAVIFLAVSTGKIPSVWAVPFLVSLIIARPILGRLMAMCGHGELLMLFGILMTVGGYSGFEFVGLKGDLGALVVGMLFATHPKAPELADRLLGFKDLFLIGFFLNIGISGSPTLTGFIIALLLALIMPFKTGLFFILLTRFKLRARTSLLASLSLSNYSEFGLIVGSIGVANGWISSEWLVVIAIALSLTFIMAAPLNSASHKIYARISDHLKYFETSIRLPEDALIDPGDAEIAILGMGGVGTSAYDELRRRYGDIVIGIDFNTEKVEEHRKKGRRVFFGDAGDSDFWKRVEPSKSLICLVMLALPDPRTSIFSIQQMKERGYNGQITASVRYEDEMQLLKDAGIDAAYNLYEEAGVGFADHVCEHMDYCKLKNVEL, encoded by the coding sequence ATGAACCCATTATGGATTTTGGCGGCATTCCTATTTGGTGCTGTTATCAGCAGAATCGGTCTGCCTCCCCTTGTGGGATATCTGCTGGCCGGATTTGCACTGAACAGTTTCGGTGTTACGGGCGGAGAACTGCTGGGATCCGTAGCCGATGCCGGTGTTACGCTGCTCCTGTTCACCATCGGACTGAAGCTGAAAATTAAAAGCCTTGCAAAACCCGAAGTCTGGGCAGGCACATCCATTCACATGATTGTAACAGTTATTTTTTTCGCCTCTGTGGTCTGGATGCTTGGTTTTTCAGGAATACCCCTTTTTGACCAATTGACCTGGCAGACATCGTTGCTGATCGCGTTCGCCCTGAGTTTTTCCAGCACGGTCTTTGCCGTGAAAGTGATAGAGGGAAAAAAGGAGATGGCCTCGAGGCATGCGGCTGCAGCAATCGGCATACTGATTATGCAGGATATTATCGCGGTCATCTTTTTGGCGGTGTCCACAGGAAAAATTCCTTCCGTATGGGCCGTGCCTTTTTTGGTTTCGCTTATTATTGCAAGACCTATTCTTGGAAGACTCATGGCCATGTGTGGTCATGGCGAACTGCTGATGCTCTTCGGTATCCTGATGACGGTTGGCGGGTACAGCGGATTTGAATTTGTCGGTTTGAAAGGTGACCTTGGGGCGTTGGTGGTGGGAATGCTTTTCGCCACTCACCCCAAGGCCCCGGAACTGGCCGACAGGTTGCTTGGATTTAAAGATCTGTTTTTGATCGGTTTTTTTTTAAATATCGGCATTTCCGGCTCTCCAACACTCACAGGTTTCATAATTGCGCTGCTGCTGGCTCTGATCATGCCGTTCAAGACCGGTTTGTTTTTTATCCTTCTTACCCGTTTCAAGCTACGCGCCCGCACATCGCTGCTTGCCTCCCTCAGTTTGTCCAATTACAGTGAGTTTGGTCTTATTGTCGGCTCTATCGGAGTTGCCAACGGCTGGATCAGCAGTGAATGGCTTGTGGTAATTGCCATTGCACTTTCACTGACCTTTATCATGGCCGCACCTTTGAATTCAGCTTCCCACAAAATATATGCGCGTATTTCAGATCATCTGAAATATTTCGAGACTTCGATACGACTGCCGGAAGACGCGCTCATTGATCCGGGCGACGCTGAAATTGCGATTCTTGGTATGGGCGGCGTCGGAACGAGCGCCTATGATGAATTAAGGCGTCGATACGGTGATATAGTGATCGGTATTGATTTTAACACGGAAAAAGTGGAAGAACACCGGAAAAAAGGAAGGCGTGTATTTTTTGGAGACGCCGGCGACAGTGATTTCTGGAAACGCGTCGAACCGTCCAAAAGCCTGATTTGTCTGGTCATGCTGGCCCTGCCTGATCCCAGGACAAGCATATTTTCAATTCAACAGATGAAGGAAAGAGGTTACAACGGTCAAATCACTGCGTCTGTCCGCTATGAGGATGAAATGCAACTTTTAAAAGATGCCGGGATTGATGCCGCATACAATTTATATGAAGAAGCCGGTGTTGGGTTTGCCGACCATGTGTGTGAGCATATGGATTATTGTAAACTCAAGAATGTCGAATTGTGA
- a CDS encoding homocysteine S-methyltransferase family protein, translating into MNIIETIKTRGLLFDGGMGSMLIARGLQGGDAPERWNLTRPEAIQEVHQAYYKAGADMATTNTFGASAIKLAKMAVTEGMEEINRAGVKVAKDAKEVWGPGKFIAGDIGEAGDMLAPMGPLSQEDAQACFKEQAEVLAHAGVDIFIIETQFDLNMALAAIRGIRSVTDIPIACTMTFKQTPKGFFTIMGNPPAESMKTLAGEGAFVVGANCSMGSDTMVELAGVIRDAVDTPVMIQPNAGMPQAGPDQTVTYPETADFFADNIMKMKSLGIEVVGGCCGTTPDYIRTIHDRLNR; encoded by the coding sequence TTGAATATTATAGAGACCATTAAAACCCGGGGCCTGCTATTTGACGGCGGCATGGGGTCCATGCTCATTGCCAGAGGACTGCAGGGCGGAGACGCCCCTGAACGTTGGAATCTTACCCGTCCCGAAGCCATTCAAGAGGTGCACCAGGCCTATTATAAGGCCGGGGCCGATATGGCCACCACCAACACCTTCGGGGCTTCGGCCATCAAACTGGCCAAAATGGCCGTCACCGAAGGCATGGAGGAGATCAACCGGGCCGGCGTAAAGGTTGCAAAGGATGCAAAAGAGGTCTGGGGCCCCGGAAAATTTATTGCAGGGGACATTGGCGAAGCGGGTGACATGCTGGCCCCCATGGGCCCCTTGTCCCAGGAGGACGCCCAGGCCTGTTTCAAGGAGCAGGCCGAGGTACTGGCCCATGCGGGGGTGGATATTTTCATCATTGAAACCCAGTTCGACCTCAACATGGCCCTGGCAGCGATCCGTGGGATTCGATCGGTAACAGATATCCCCATTGCCTGCACCATGACCTTCAAACAGACCCCCAAAGGATTTTTCACCATCATGGGCAACCCGCCGGCCGAGTCCATGAAAACCCTTGCAGGTGAAGGCGCTTTTGTTGTAGGCGCCAACTGCTCCATGGGCAGCGATACCATGGTAGAACTGGCAGGTGTTATCCGGGACGCTGTGGACACCCCCGTCATGATCCAGCCCAATGCCGGGATGCCCCAGGCCGGGCCGGACCAGACCGTGACCTACCCGGAAACAGCTGATTTTTTTGCGGACAATATCATGAAAATGAAATCCCTGGGCATCGAAGTGGTCGGCGGATGCTGCGGCACCACTCCGGACTACATCCGCACCATCCATGACCGATTGAACCGGTAA